A single window of Agelaius phoeniceus isolate bAgePho1 chromosome 16, bAgePho1.hap1, whole genome shotgun sequence DNA harbors:
- the LOC143695373 gene encoding uncharacterized protein LOC143695373, whose translation MARVTGLRTTTISFVSRDMLKMRRGASLVTKSTVTRVRREGMAEDKDCPSQEPAIKAGSRRVPGRTEQGGGRTVHPVPALTRFGEPVTQANVSSDGMEGMPWHRPGSGVPTGRAGARGAAAESPGERAGPSRDPLGYSKRRLGKTPGVRPGDSPRRPPARRNRSGPAGSIERPRNAEPSPHRQRERRERRGDGQRGGECPRCGGTGDGQGVPGAGGGRCRSPPPSPVPLQPAVVVPVEEVGLGAQGAHLGVHPDELQHGAGAALLDAHHDGPRQALGARAGGPRGAAGRRGGGRPPARPRLLQKFLGGGGAGGRAAGAGRGGAAAAAQEAVAQVRAGQRQREEDEDPPCQPPGRSRSHGRGPPARRPTRHGSMGPRRRARRAPARRPGPGAAAPASPAATRRRGRAARGGRARPGPPAPAAPPRPSPPSGGGGSALPPREVPGQRRLRRYLRGRLTSAPPGAPAAARRPVPPPGRAGPGRGCRRAQPLGPGPVPLRSSRPRSRCPARPCPALPPHPALNRSKQRSGAGAAASVPAAAHPPPGSGEQRRSGLSSPRRQRQPGLGAAGVTAGPGVPQPGARAALPEQSGPEGSAAGPPHGSSRFCPREGRRSSHRPPPCRRKLGAAKRTFWHFGVGQWSRGMH comes from the exons ATGGCGCGGGTCACCGGGTTGCGCACCACCACGATCAGCTTCGTGTCCCGGGACATGTTGAAGATGCGCCGCGGGGCCTCCTTGGTCACAAA ATCCACAGTCACTCGAGTTCGCAGAGAGGGGATGGCAGAGGACAAGGACTGTCCCTCTCAGGAGCCGGCGATCAAAGCCGGCAGCAGAAGGGTGCCGGGGCGCACCGAGCAGGGCGGCGGGAGGACAGTGCATCCCGTGCCGGCACTCACGCGTTTTGGAGAACCGGTCACCCAGGCAAACGTTTCCTCAGACGGGATGGAAGGGATGCCCTGGCATCGTCCCGGCTCCGGGGTGCCTAccggcagggccggggctcggggggctgccGCCGAGAGCCCCGGCGAACGGGCAGGACCGAGCCGCGACCCGCTGGGCTACAGCAAGAGGAGATTAGGGAAAACTCCCGGAGTGCGGCCAGGCGACagcccccgccgcccgcccgcccgccggaaccgctccggccccgccggcTCCATCGAGCGACCGAGGAACGCGGAGCCGAGTCCGCACCGACAGCGAGAGCGCcgggagaggagaggggacgGGCAGCGGGGCGGCGAGTGCCCGCGGTGCGGGGGGACGGGGGACGGCCAAGGGGTgcccggggcgggcgggggccggTGCCGCAGCCCCCCGCCCTCACCTGTACCACTCCAGCCCGCGGTGGTAGTTCCTGTCGAAGAAGTGGGGCTCGGTGCCCAGGGCGCGCACCTCGGGGTGCACCCGGATGAACTCCAGCACGGCGCGGGTGCCGCCCTTCTTGACGCCCACCACGATGGCCCGCGGCAGGCGCTTGGTGCCCGGGCGGGCGGGCCCCGGGGCGCTGccggccggcggggcgggggccgcCCGCCCGCACGGCCGCGACTGCTGCAGAAGTTTcttggcggcggcggcgcgggcgggcgggcagcgggcgcggggcgcggcggggctgccgcagcagcacaggaggctgTAGCACAGGTACGAGCAGGACAGCGACAGCGTGAAGAGGACGAGGACCCTCCCTGCCAGCCGCCGGGACGGAGCCGGAGCCACGGCCGGGGCCCGCCCGCTCGGCGCCCTACGCGCCATGGCTCCATGGGGCCGCGCCGCCGGGCACGGCgggccccggcccggcgccccggccccggcgcggccgctccggcATCGCCCGCGGCTAcgcggcggcgcggccgggccgCCCGAGggggccgcgcccgccccggcccccctgcgcccgccgccccgccgcggcCATCCCCGCCAtcgggcggcggcggctccgcgctGCCTCCGCGGGAAGtgccggggcagcggcggctgcgTCGCTATTTAAGGGGCCGCCTGACGTCAGCGCCTCCCGGAGCCCCCGCGGCCGCTCGGCGGCCGGTGCctcccccgggccgggccgggccgggccgggggtgCCGCCGCGCACAGCCCTTGGGACCGGGCCCGGTGCCGCTGCGCTCGTCCCGTCCCCGGTCGCGCTGTCccgcccggccctgccccgctcTGCCCCCACATCCAGCCCTGAACCGCTCGAAGCAGCGCTCTGGAGCCGGGGCAGCCGCCTCCGTCCCCGCAGCCGCGCACCCTCCGCCCGGGAGCGGCGAGCAGCGGCGGAGCGGGCTGAGCAGCCCTCGCCGGCAGCGGCagccggggctcggggctgccGGGGTCACGGCCGGTCCCGGGGTGCCCCAGCCCGGGGCCAGAGCCGCGCTGCCCGAACAATCCGGCCCCGAggggagcgcggcggggccgccccaCGGTAGCAGTCGCTTCTGTCCTcgggagggcaggaggagcagccatcGGCCGCCGCCGTGCCGCCG GAAACTTGGAGCTGctaaaaggacattttggcattttGGAGTTGGGCAGTGGAGCAGAGGGATGCATTGA
- the HS3ST2 gene encoding heparan sulfate glucosamine 3-O-sulfotransferase 2, with product MARRAPSGRAPAVAPAPSRRLAGRVLVLFTLSLSCSYLCYSLLCCCGSPAAPRARCPPARAAAAKKLLQQSRPCGRAAPAPPAGSAPGPARPGTKRLPRAIVVGVKKGGTRAVLEFIRVHPEVRALGTEPHFFDRNYHRGLEWYRSLMPRTLDSQITVEKTPSYFVTKEAPRRIFNMSRDTKLIVVVRNPVTRAISDYTQTLSKKPDIPTFEGLTFRNRSLGLVDTSWNAIRIGMYAVHLQSWLQYFPLSQIHFVSGERLITDPAGEMGKVQDFLGIKRVITDKHFYFNKTKGFPCLKKSESSGLPRCLGKSKGRTHVQIDPEVIEQLRDFYRPYNIKFYETVGQDFRWE from the exons ATGGCGCGTAGGGCGCCGAGCGGGCGGGCCCCGGCCGTGGCTCCGGCTCCGTCCCGGCGGCTGGCAGGGAGGGTCCTCGTCCTCTTCACGCTGTCGCTGTCCTGCTCGTACCTGTGCTAcagcctcctgtgctgctgcggcagccccgccgcgccccgcgcccgctgcccgcccgcccgcgccgccgccgccaagAAACTTCTGCAGCAGTCGCGGCCGTGCGGGCGGgcggcccccgccccgccggccggCAGCGCCCCGGGGCCCGCCCGCCCGGGCACCAAGCGCCTGCCGCGGGCCATCGTGGTGGGCGTCAAGAAGGGCGGCACCCGCGCCGTGCTGGAGTTCATCCGGGTGCACCCCGAGGTGCGCGCCCTGGGCACCGAGCCCCACTTCTTCGACAGGAACTACCACCGCGGGCTGGAGTGGTACAG GAGCCTGATGCCACGAACACTTGACAGCCAGATCACGGTGGAGAAGACCCCCAGCTACTTTGTGACCAAGGAGGCCCCGCGGCGCATCTTCAACATGTCCCGGGACACGAAGCTGATCGTGGTGGTGCGCAACCCGGTGACCCGCGCCATCTCGGACTACACGCAGACGCTGTCCAAGAAGCCAGACATCCCCACCTTCGAGGGGCTGACCTTCCGCAACcgcagcctggggctggtggACACCTCCTGGAACGCCATCCGCATCGGCATGTACGCCGTgcacctgcagagctggctcCAGTACTTCCCCCTGTCCCAGATCCACTTCGTCAGCGGCGAGAGGCTGATCACGGACCCGGCGGGCGAGATGGGCAAAGTCCAGGATTTCCTGGGCATCAAACGGGTTATCACAGACAAGCACTTCTACTTCAACAAGACAAAAGGCTTCCCGTGCCTGAAGAAGTCAGAGAGCAGCGGCTTGCCCCGCTGCCTTGGCAAGTCCAAGGGCAGGACTCACGTGCAGATAGACCCCGAGGTCATCGAGCAGCTTCGGGACTTTTATAGACCTTATAACATCAAATTCTATGAAACAGTCGGGCAGGACTTCAGGTGGGAGTAA